One Spinacia oleracea cultivar Varoflay chromosome 4, BTI_SOV_V1, whole genome shotgun sequence DNA segment encodes these proteins:
- the LOC110792853 gene encoding protein ROLLING AND ERECT LEAF 2-like, whose protein sequence is MGCVASKLEEEEEVVAICRERKKLMKLAVERRYALADAHCRYCHSLYAVSAAIKLFVARHSTPSSPFLITFPPPNCSPSSPNPPPEAEKVITNPMFLQQNHPCQPTTTTQEALPCCESPVSSSSSSEENGGEMEGSERKRNVETQHQHQHQHQQQQQQQQQQQQQQQQQQQQQQQQPYGYYYMSNMSMPMSMSMSMPPPMGSPQRDYGAWDFFNPFYGVRTEVVGVGGDDGLRVVREEEGIPELEEDGGVQEDGGRNQGSNMVSNHNVVEQNGSCGGGSNVEHMMGGGGGGGDVVQGMEGGNVRENEKGLTVIDTPVRGRELLDALRDIEDHFIRAYDSGKQVSRMLEANKMHMQSGLEEIKENSTKLIQAITWNRSNTLRSSSCKSLVASSSSKNSTTSWTEYKNDLFDDYGGMSAGSHSLTLGRLYAWEKKLYEEVKAGDDIRKMYERKCAHLRNKDAKGDDSLSVDKTRASVKDLYSRILVAIRRAESISEQIQKLSDEELQPQILELLQGLTQSWKIMMESHETQNHIIFEVKTFECPTYGKFCNDSHRLATLQLEAEIQNWRECFTEYVAAQRSYVETLHGWLSKFIIPEVEFGSKTKSFKPPPYRAKGPPMYMICRDWLTSMENLPDKAVTVAMKSFVRDVRALWVQQGEEQEQKRKVDKMAKELEKKMIAYQKVEGRIHETTTKLLEYKPSETEAESQEDDTQQQQQQQQQHEAEYLSEKKDALDNFRKRLEFEKEKHHNYMEETQRITLNGFQTGFYLIFDSMVHFSKASLKMYNDLVNDGQNLDKGNIEEGSYAN, encoded by the exons ATGGGgtgtgtagcatcaaaactggaggaagaagaagaggtgGTTGcaatttgtagagagagaaagaagttgATGAAGTTAGCTGTAGAGAGAAGGTATGCATTAGCAGATGCACATTGTAGGTACTGTCATTCACTGTATGCAGTTTCAGCTGCCATTAAGCTGTTTGTAGCTAGACATTCAACACCTTCTTCACCATTTTTAATTACTTTCCCACCTCCAAATTGCTCTCCTTCATCCCCAAACCCTCCACCAGAAGCCGAAAAGGTAATCACAAACCCCATGTTTCTGCAGCAGAACCACCCTTGTCAGCCTACAACCACCACCCAAGAAGCTCTCCCCTGCTGTGAATCCCCCGTCTCTTCTTCGTCGTCTTCGGAGGAGAATGGGGGAGAAATGGAGGGGAGTGAGAGAAAGAGGAACGTTGAGACacaacatcaacatcaacatcaacatcaacagcaacagcaacaacaacaacaacaacaacaacaacaacagcagcagcagcagcaacaacagcaacaacctTATGGATATTACTACATGAGCAATATGAGTATGCCAATGTCAATGTCCATGTCAATGCCACCACCAATGGGTTCCCCTCAGAGGGATTATGGTGCGTGGGATTTCTTCAACCCCTTTTACGGGGTAAGAACAGAGGTTGTTGGGGTTGGTGGTGACGACGGTTTGAGGGTGGTGAGGGAGGAAGAAGGGATACCTGAATTGGAAGAGGACGGAGGAGTGCAGGAAGATGGAGGGAGAAACCAAGGGAGTAACATGGTGAGCAATCACAATGTAGTTGAACAGAATGGTAGTTGCGGTGGCGGAAGCAATGTGGAGCATATGAtgggaggtggaggtggaggtggtGATGTTGTTCAGGGAATGGAAGGTGGTAATGTGAGAGAGAATGAAAAGGGACTAACAGTTATTGACACACCAGTTAGAGGGAGAGAATTATTGGATGCATTGAGAGATATTGAGGATCATTTCATCAGGGCTTATGATTCTGGCAAACAAGTTTCTAGAATGCTTGAAGCTAACAAAATGCATATGCAATCTGGTCTTGAGGAAATTAAAG AAAACTCAACAAAACTGATTCAAGCTATTACATGGAATCGATCCAATACATTGCGGTCTTCATCTTGTAAAAGTTTAGTGGCTTCTTCAAGCTCTAAGAACTCCACCACTTCGTGGACTGAGTATAAGAATGATCTTTTCGACGACTATGGTGGTATGTCAGCTGGAAGCCATTCACTGACCCTAGGAAGGCTGTATGCTTGGGAAAAGAAGCTCTATGAGGAGGTCAAG GCTGGCGATGATATAAGAAAGATGTATGAAAGAAAATGTGCACATTTGAGAAACAAAGATGCAAAAGGGGATGACTCATTATCTGTTGATAAGACCAGAGCATCTGTGAAAGATCTGTATTCCCGAATTTTGGTTGCCATAAGACGAGCTGAGTCTATCTCTGAGCAAATTCAGAAGCTTTCAGATGAAGAACTACAGCCACAGATCCTTGAACTGTTGCAAGG TTTGACTCAGTCATGGAAGATAATGATGGAATCCCATGAAACCCAGAATCACATCATCTTTGAAGTCAAGACTTTTGAGTGCCCAACATATGGAAAATTCTGCAATGACTCGCATCGGCTTGCTACCCTACAGCTTGAGGCAGAGATTCAGAATTGGAGGGAATGCTTCACAGAGTATGTTGCTGCTCAAAGATCTTATGTTGAGACTCTTCATGGATGGTTATCCAAGTTCATTATCCCAGAAGTTGAATTTGGTTCTAAAACAAAGAGTTTCAAACCACCACCATATCGAGCAAAAGGTCCTCCAATGTACATGATATGCCGTGATTGGCTAACTTCCATGGAAAACTTACCTGATAAGGCGGTTACAGTGGCAATGAAAAGTTTTGTAAGGGATGTAAGAGCGTTATGGGTTCAACAAGGGGAGGAACAAGAGCAGAAGAGAAAAGTTGACAAAATGGCTAAAGAACTAGAGAAGAAGATGATTGCATATCAGAAAGTCGAGGGGAGAATTCATGAGACTACTACTAAGCTTTTGGAGTATAAACCTTCAGAAACAGAGGCAGAGAGTCAAGAAGATgatacccaacaacaacaacaacaacaacaacaacatgaaGCTGAATATTTATCAGAAAAGAAAGATGCATTGGACAATTTCAGAAAGCGATTGGAGTTTGAGAAGGAGAAACATCACAATTACATGGAAGAAACTCAAAGGATTACTTTGAATGGATTCCAAACTGGATTCTATTTGATTTTCGATTCCATGGTGCACTTCTCAAAGGCTTCACTGAAAATGTACAATGACTTGGTGAATGACGGGCAAAATTTGGACAAGGGTAACATAGAAGAAGGTTCCTATGCCAATTAG
- the LOC110792852 gene encoding protein CHAPERONE-LIKE PROTEIN OF POR1, chloroplastic isoform X2, which yields MSASLSVRPTSPGFHRATAQPSWPRRCWAVSIPSRRTFPPATVVRAGSRADDSAPFGMSVENALKLLGVSEGASFDEILRAKKSIIASCNDDPQIIAQVEAAYDMLLMQSLTQRRAGKVVNSSVRFADVKPANSPSMGTMPQWLQSSMKSSSVMVETPAASDLGLQAGVYGAMMVLTYINGASSSAGAVAGADVPGFILATSFGASLYFMTKKNVKLGKATLITAGGLVAGAVVGSAVENWLQVDIVPFLGLHSPAAVISEFIILSQFLVSLYLRKTKCRLTNFNLSMNFEALGESKVLLPHLNITPVFGNPAVRKGALQLVLLLF from the exons ATGTCAGCTTCTCTCTCCGTGCGGCCCACTAGCCCCGGATTTCATCGGGCCACAGCCCAACCCAGTTGGCCCAGGCGTTGTTGGGCTGTCTCTATACCCTCCCGGCGTACATTTCCGCCCGCCACCGTGGTCCGGGCTGGGTCAAGGGCGGACGATTCGGCGCCGTTTGGGATGTCGGTGGAGAACGCTTTGAAGCTCCTGGGTGTGTCGGAAGGGGCTTCGTTTGATGAAATTTTGCGTGCCAAGAAATCAATCATAGCTTCTTGTAATGATGACCCTCAAATTATTGCTCAG GTAGAAGCTGCATATGATATGTTGCTCATGCAGAGCTTAACACAGCGCCGAGCTGGAAAAGTCGTGAACAGCAGTGTTCGTTTTGCCGATGTCAAACCTGCTAACTCTCCTAGCATGGGAACGATGCCTCAGTGGCTGCAGTCATCAATGAAAAGTTCTTCTGTTATGGTTGAAACACCAGCTGCATCAGACCTTGGACTACAAGCTGGTGTTTATGGTGCAATGATGGTTTTGACTTATATCAATGGAGCTTCTTCATCTGCAGGAGCGGTGGCTGGAGCGGATGTTCCGGGATTTATCCTAGCCACCAGTTTTGGAGCATCCCTATACTTCATGACGAAAAAGAATGTGAAACTAG GGAAAGCAACTCTGATAACCGCTGGTGGACTTGTTGCTGGGGCAGTTGTTGGTTCTGCTGTCGAAAACTGGCTCCAGGTAGATATTGTTCCGTTTCTCGGTCTGCACTCTCCTGCAGCAGTTATCAGTGAATTTATCATCCTGTCTCAGTTTTTGGTCTCTCTATATCTTAG GAAAACCAAGTGCCGTCTGACCAACTTCAATCTTTCCATGAACTTTGAAGCTTTGGGTGAATCAAAAGTTTTACTCCCACACTTGAATATTACTCCCGTATTTGGGAACCCGGCAGTAAGAAAAGGAGCGCTTCAACTTGTTCTGTTGCTGTTTTGA
- the LOC110792852 gene encoding protein CHAPERONE-LIKE PROTEIN OF POR1, chloroplastic isoform X1, producing the protein MSASLSVRPTSPGFHRATAQPSWPRRCWAVSIPSRRTFPPATVVRAGSRADDSAPFGMSVENALKLLGVSEGASFDEILRAKKSIIASCNDDPQIIAQVEAAYDMLLMQSLTQRRAGKVVNSSVRFADVKPANSPSMGTMPQWLQSSMKSSSVMVETPAASDLGLQAGVYGAMMVLTYINGASSSAGAVAGADVPGFILATSFGASLYFMTKKNVKLGKATLITAGGLVAGAVVGSAVENWLQVDIVPFLGLHSPAAVISEFIILSQFLVSLYLSSPSPCTLPSRNLPVIRGPSGVIYVDCLLGVCCVVILLFSIPEKRKEKKKDASSALG; encoded by the exons ATGTCAGCTTCTCTCTCCGTGCGGCCCACTAGCCCCGGATTTCATCGGGCCACAGCCCAACCCAGTTGGCCCAGGCGTTGTTGGGCTGTCTCTATACCCTCCCGGCGTACATTTCCGCCCGCCACCGTGGTCCGGGCTGGGTCAAGGGCGGACGATTCGGCGCCGTTTGGGATGTCGGTGGAGAACGCTTTGAAGCTCCTGGGTGTGTCGGAAGGGGCTTCGTTTGATGAAATTTTGCGTGCCAAGAAATCAATCATAGCTTCTTGTAATGATGACCCTCAAATTATTGCTCAG GTAGAAGCTGCATATGATATGTTGCTCATGCAGAGCTTAACACAGCGCCGAGCTGGAAAAGTCGTGAACAGCAGTGTTCGTTTTGCCGATGTCAAACCTGCTAACTCTCCTAGCATGGGAACGATGCCTCAGTGGCTGCAGTCATCAATGAAAAGTTCTTCTGTTATGGTTGAAACACCAGCTGCATCAGACCTTGGACTACAAGCTGGTGTTTATGGTGCAATGATGGTTTTGACTTATATCAATGGAGCTTCTTCATCTGCAGGAGCGGTGGCTGGAGCGGATGTTCCGGGATTTATCCTAGCCACCAGTTTTGGAGCATCCCTATACTTCATGACGAAAAAGAATGTGAAACTAG GGAAAGCAACTCTGATAACCGCTGGTGGACTTGTTGCTGGGGCAGTTGTTGGTTCTGCTGTCGAAAACTGGCTCCAGGTAGATATTGTTCCGTTTCTCGGTCTGCACTCTCCTGCAGCAGTTATCAGTGAATTTATCATCCTGTCTCAGTTTTTGGTCTCTCTATATCTTAG TTCACCATCACCATGTACACTGCCGAGCCGAAACTTGCCGGTTATTCGAGGTCCATCAGGCGTTATATATGTAGATTGTTTACTTGGAGTTTGTTGTGTGGTGATTCTGTTATTCTCCATCCcagaaaaaagaaaggaaaaaaaaaaagatgcttCCTCTGCTTTGGGATAA
- the LOC110792852 gene encoding protein CHAPERONE-LIKE PROTEIN OF POR1, chloroplastic isoform X3, with protein sequence MSASLSVRPTSPGFHRATAQPSWPRRCWAVSIPSRRTFPPATVVRAGSRADDSAPFGMSVENALKLLGVSEGASFDEILRAKKSIIASCNDDPQIIAQVEAAYDMLLMQSLTQRRAGKVVNSSVRFADVKPANSPSMGTMPQWLQSSMKSSSVMVETPAASDLGLQAGVYGAMMVLTYINGASSSAGAVAGADVPGFILATSFGASLYFMTKKNVKLGKATLITAGGLVAGAVVGSAVENWLQVDIVPFLGLHSPAAVISEFIILSQFLVSLYLSSGHNTVEK encoded by the exons ATGTCAGCTTCTCTCTCCGTGCGGCCCACTAGCCCCGGATTTCATCGGGCCACAGCCCAACCCAGTTGGCCCAGGCGTTGTTGGGCTGTCTCTATACCCTCCCGGCGTACATTTCCGCCCGCCACCGTGGTCCGGGCTGGGTCAAGGGCGGACGATTCGGCGCCGTTTGGGATGTCGGTGGAGAACGCTTTGAAGCTCCTGGGTGTGTCGGAAGGGGCTTCGTTTGATGAAATTTTGCGTGCCAAGAAATCAATCATAGCTTCTTGTAATGATGACCCTCAAATTATTGCTCAG GTAGAAGCTGCATATGATATGTTGCTCATGCAGAGCTTAACACAGCGCCGAGCTGGAAAAGTCGTGAACAGCAGTGTTCGTTTTGCCGATGTCAAACCTGCTAACTCTCCTAGCATGGGAACGATGCCTCAGTGGCTGCAGTCATCAATGAAAAGTTCTTCTGTTATGGTTGAAACACCAGCTGCATCAGACCTTGGACTACAAGCTGGTGTTTATGGTGCAATGATGGTTTTGACTTATATCAATGGAGCTTCTTCATCTGCAGGAGCGGTGGCTGGAGCGGATGTTCCGGGATTTATCCTAGCCACCAGTTTTGGAGCATCCCTATACTTCATGACGAAAAAGAATGTGAAACTAG GGAAAGCAACTCTGATAACCGCTGGTGGACTTGTTGCTGGGGCAGTTGTTGGTTCTGCTGTCGAAAACTGGCTCCAGGTAGATATTGTTCCGTTTCTCGGTCTGCACTCTCCTGCAGCAGTTATCAGTGAATTTATCATCCTGTCTCAGTTTTTGGTCTCTCTATATCTTAG TTCTGGTCATAACACTGTTGAAAAATGA
- the LOC110792852 gene encoding protein CHAPERONE-LIKE PROTEIN OF POR1, chloroplastic isoform X4 has translation MSASLSVRPTSPGFHRATAQPSWPRRCWAVSIPSRRTFPPATVVRAGSRADDSAPFGMSVENALKLLGVSEGASFDEILRAKKSIIASCNDDPQIIAQVEAAYDMLLMQSLTQRRAGKVVNSSVRFADVKPANSPSMGTMPQWLQSSMKSSSVMVETPAASDLGLQAGVYGAMMVLTYINGASSSAGAVAGADVPGFILATSFGASLYFMTKKNVKLGKATLITAGGLVAGAVVGSAVENWLQVDIVPFLGLHSPAAVISEFIILSQFLVSLYLR, from the exons ATGTCAGCTTCTCTCTCCGTGCGGCCCACTAGCCCCGGATTTCATCGGGCCACAGCCCAACCCAGTTGGCCCAGGCGTTGTTGGGCTGTCTCTATACCCTCCCGGCGTACATTTCCGCCCGCCACCGTGGTCCGGGCTGGGTCAAGGGCGGACGATTCGGCGCCGTTTGGGATGTCGGTGGAGAACGCTTTGAAGCTCCTGGGTGTGTCGGAAGGGGCTTCGTTTGATGAAATTTTGCGTGCCAAGAAATCAATCATAGCTTCTTGTAATGATGACCCTCAAATTATTGCTCAG GTAGAAGCTGCATATGATATGTTGCTCATGCAGAGCTTAACACAGCGCCGAGCTGGAAAAGTCGTGAACAGCAGTGTTCGTTTTGCCGATGTCAAACCTGCTAACTCTCCTAGCATGGGAACGATGCCTCAGTGGCTGCAGTCATCAATGAAAAGTTCTTCTGTTATGGTTGAAACACCAGCTGCATCAGACCTTGGACTACAAGCTGGTGTTTATGGTGCAATGATGGTTTTGACTTATATCAATGGAGCTTCTTCATCTGCAGGAGCGGTGGCTGGAGCGGATGTTCCGGGATTTATCCTAGCCACCAGTTTTGGAGCATCCCTATACTTCATGACGAAAAAGAATGTGAAACTAG GGAAAGCAACTCTGATAACCGCTGGTGGACTTGTTGCTGGGGCAGTTGTTGGTTCTGCTGTCGAAAACTGGCTCCAGGTAGATATTGTTCCGTTTCTCGGTCTGCACTCTCCTGCAGCAGTTATCAGTGAATTTATCATCCTGTCTCAGTTTTTGGTCTCTCTATATCTTAGGTAG
- the LOC110792850 gene encoding uncharacterized protein, with protein MLSSLTITPSFATRSRRFCCRAEISKNQGPQPKNKVVVVGSGWAGLGAAHHLTKQGFDVTVVERGADSGFSTYSPDEVGIQGFWHPYRNIFSLVDELGIKPFTSWMKSAQYSEEGLEVEFPVFQDASQLPTPLGPLTQTQFMRLPLVDRLTSLPLMAAVVDFEDTDSAWRKYDPITARELLRQFGCSEKLYRNIFKPLLEARLYAPAEQISAAATLAVLYYYVVAHQKNFDLLLCRGSVKERIFEPWRKLLKSKGCEFRRGRGVTDFIFSEETGCVSEVVCGNDRIKADAVILAVGISSIQEIIQRSSALCTREEFLNVLNLACTDTLSVKLRLDRKINIPNACNACSGFDALSGWTFYNLNAIYQEYENDETTILQADFYHANAFLPLTDEQISAKAMSYLSKHVKQLEDARIIDKEITRYPNSLTHFFPGSYKYSMRGSTSFPNLFVAGDWTITRHGSWSQEKSYVTGLEAANRVVDFLGEGNFAKIVPVEDDEPHIEALRNLNRSFNEFRAQLPCSSYFLQ; from the exons ATGTTATCTAGCTTAACGATCACCCCTTCCTTTGCTACTAGGAGTAGAAGATTTTGCTGCAGAGCagaaatttccaaaaatcaggGCCCACAACCAAAGAACAAGGTTGTAGTTGTTGGGTCGGGTTGGGCTGGGCTTGGTGCGGCCCATCATCTGACCAAACAG GGGTTTGATGTTACTGTTGTTGAAAGGGGTGCTGATTCTGGGTTTTCTACCTATAGTCCTGATGAAGTTGGTATTCAAG GTTTCTGGCACCCCTACCGTAATATATTTAGCCTTGTTGATGAGCTTGGTATCAAGCCATTCACAAGTTGGATGAAATCTGCACAATATTCTGAGGAAGGATTGGAG GTGGAATTTCCTGTCTTCCAAGATGCGTCTCAACTGCCAACTCCACTAGGACCTCTAACACAGACCCAA TTCATGCGGCTACCTCTGGTGGATCGTTTGACATCACTTCCGCTAATGGCTGCAG TGGTAGATTTTGAAGACACTGATTCAGCATGGAGAAAATATGATCCAA ttacTGCAAGAGAGCTTTTAAGACAGTTTGGATGCTCAGAGAAGCTGTACAGAAATATTTTTAAGCCATTGCTTGAAGCGCGTTTATATGCACCAGCTGAGCAAATCAGTGCGGCTGCCACCCTGGCTGTGCTATACTACTATGTCGTTGCTCATCAG AAAAATTTTGATCTGTTATTGTGTCGCGGAAGTGTCAAGGAAAGAATTTTTGAGCCATGGAGGAAGTTATTGAAAAGCAAGGGGTGTGAATTTCGTAGAGGCAGAGGAGTTACAGATTTCATCTTCAGTGAAGAAACAGGTTGTGTTTCAGAAGTAGTGTGTGGGAATGACAGAATAAAAGCTGATGCAGTGATCTTGGCTGTGGGTATCTCCAGCATTCAGGAAATCATACAAAGAAG TTCAGCATTGTGTACCAGGGAGGAGTTTCTGAATGTTTTGAACTTGGCTTGCACTGATACGCTTTCTGTCAAGCTTCGTCTTGATCGAAAG ATTAACATCCCGAACGCATGCAATGCTTGCTCGGGATTTGATGCATTAAGTGGCTGGACTTTCTACAACTTGAATGCTATCTACCAGGAATATGaaaatgatgaaacaacaaTCTTACAGGCTGACTTT TATCATGCAAACGCGTTCTTGCCCCTGACTGACGAACAAATCTCTGCAAAAGCCATGTCTTACCTTTCAAAACATGTCAAACAACTTGAAGATGCTAGAATTATTGACAAGGAGATAACAAGATATCCAAACTCCTTGACTCACTTTTTCCCAG GGTCTTATAAGTACTCAATGCGAGGGTCAACTTCTTTCCCGAACTTGTTCGTGGCAGGAGATTGGACAATAACCAGACATGGTTCATGGTCACAG GAGAAATCCTATGTGACAGGACTTGAAGCTGCCAACAGGGTGGTGGATTTCCTAGGGGAAGGAAATTTTGCGAAAATTGTTCCTGTTGAGGATGATGAACCTCATATTGAAGCACTTCGTAACCTCAACAGAAGTTTTAATGAGTTCAGAGCTCAGCTTCCTTGCTCGagttatttccttcagtga
- the LOC110792851 gene encoding probable hexosyltransferase MUCI70 isoform X1 yields the protein MEAIFQRSVSQRPNRRADPEALNQKEKDSEEGFFSSGKLSAEYPLRMLWKKGFIRLLLVAGVVWMMLILSVLLFHIWSCQSSIGFFSAVCNREGKVFIMLDSMGFVPRSPHRCSVPVVDDPDAVVIPKAKTPDTIVRNLTFIVEDEETDSVSTPLFGGNISWAQREDSFKLKPIMKVHCGFMRNGGGDMDPKDTEYAKKCRFVVASGIFDGYDTPHQPSNISDRSQKIFCFLMVVDEKSFDFIKKNVSVSVDTDGGHWVGIWRLVLLKHQPYDEPRRNGKVPKILVHRLFPEAQYSIWIDGKMELIVDPLLMLERYLWRGKHTYAIAQHKHHRNVFEEADANKRRKRYARPLIDLQMKIYRYEGMEPWSPLKSTPSDVPEGAIIIREHTALNNLFSCLWFNEVHLFTPRDQLSFGYVVYRLKNKFKFYMFPNCEYNAQFVLHPHTREHSSKVEWVKSLSEFKSNSDLRESRGGFGLWTPYPADLTKVVLPTVVRTSKAG from the exons ATGGAAGCTATTTTTCAAAGATCAGTTTCACAGCGGCCAAATCGTAGGGCTGACCCTGAGGCTCTTAATCAGAAAGAGAAGG ATTCTGAAGAGGGGTTCTTTTCGTCTGGGAAGTTATCAGCTGAGTATCCATTGAGGATGTTGTGGAAAAAGGGTTTTATTCGGTTGCTTCTTGTTGCAGGCGTGGTTTGGATGATGCTCATTCTTTCTGTACTGTTATTCCATATTTGGTCATGTCAATCTTCCATAGGTTTCTTTTCAG CTGTTTGTAATAGAGAGGGAAAAGTATTTATTATGCTAGACTCAATGGGATTTGTACCAAGATCACCACATC GCTGTTCTGTTCCTGTGGTTGATGACCCTGATGCAGTAGTTATACCAAAGGCTAAGACACCTGATACAATTGTGCGAAACCTAACCTTCATTGTGGAGGATGAAGAAACAGATAGTGTATCAACCCCTTTATTTGGAGGGAATATAAGCTGGGCACAAAGAGAGGATAGTTTCAAATTGAAGCCAATCATGAAG GTCCACTGTGGGTTTATGCGTAATGGTGGTGGTGATATGGATCCAAAAGATACAGAGTATGCCAAGAAGTGTAGGTTTGTAGTTGCATCTGGTATATTTGATGGATATGATACACCGCATCAACCTTCTAATATCAGCGATCGATCACAAAAGATTTTCTGTTTTCTTATGGTGGTCGATGAGAAGTCCTTTGACTTCATCAAGAAAAATGTCTCAGTAAGTGTGGACACTGATGGGGGCCATTGGGTGGGGATCTGGCGTCTTGTCCTTCTGAAGCATCAACCATACGATGAACCCAGGAGAAACGGGAAAGTTCCTAAAATATTAGTACACAGATTGTTTCCAGAAGCGCAGTATAGCATTTGGATTGATGGTAAAATGGAGCTTATAGTTGATCCACTGCTTATGTTGGAGAG ATATTTATGGCGAGGTAAGCACACATATGCTATTGCACAGCACAAGCATCATCGTAATGTGTTTGAGGAAGCTGATGCAAACAAGCGTAGGAAGCGATATGCCCGACCACTTATTGATCTTCAGATGAAAATTTATCGTTATGAAGGAATGGAACCTTGGAGTCCGTTGAAAAGTACTCCTAGCG ATGTGCCTGAAGGAGCAATTATCATCCGGGAGCATACTGCTTTGAACAATCTATTTAGCTGCTTATGGTTCAATGAGGTTCATCTCTTCACACCAAGAGACCAATTAAGCTTTGGCTATGTTGTTTACAGGCtgaaaaataagttcaagtTTTATATGTTTCCAAACTGTGAGTATAACGCACAATTTGTCTTGCATCCCCACACTCGAGAGCATTCTTCAAAGGTTGAGTGGGTCAAGTCTTTGAGTGAGTTCAAGTCAAATAGTGATTTGAGAGAAAGTAGAGGGGGATTCGGGTTGTGGACTCCCTACCCTGCTGATCTTACTAAAGTTGTCTTGCCAACCGTTGTAAGAACATCAAAAGCTGGATGA
- the LOC110792851 gene encoding probable hexosyltransferase MUCI70 isoform X2 → MSIFHRFLFSAAVCNREGKVFIMLDSMGFVPRSPHRCSVPVVDDPDAVVIPKAKTPDTIVRNLTFIVEDEETDSVSTPLFGGNISWAQREDSFKLKPIMKVHCGFMRNGGGDMDPKDTEYAKKCRFVVASGIFDGYDTPHQPSNISDRSQKIFCFLMVVDEKSFDFIKKNVSVSVDTDGGHWVGIWRLVLLKHQPYDEPRRNGKVPKILVHRLFPEAQYSIWIDGKMELIVDPLLMLERYLWRGKHTYAIAQHKHHRNVFEEADANKRRKRYARPLIDLQMKIYRYEGMEPWSPLKSTPSDVPEGAIIIREHTALNNLFSCLWFNEVHLFTPRDQLSFGYVVYRLKNKFKFYMFPNCEYNAQFVLHPHTREHSSKVEWVKSLSEFKSNSDLRESRGGFGLWTPYPADLTKVVLPTVVRTSKAG, encoded by the exons ATGTCAATCTTCCATAGGTTTCTTTTCAG TGCAGCTGTTTGTAATAGAGAGGGAAAAGTATTTATTATGCTAGACTCAATGGGATTTGTACCAAGATCACCACATC GCTGTTCTGTTCCTGTGGTTGATGACCCTGATGCAGTAGTTATACCAAAGGCTAAGACACCTGATACAATTGTGCGAAACCTAACCTTCATTGTGGAGGATGAAGAAACAGATAGTGTATCAACCCCTTTATTTGGAGGGAATATAAGCTGGGCACAAAGAGAGGATAGTTTCAAATTGAAGCCAATCATGAAG GTCCACTGTGGGTTTATGCGTAATGGTGGTGGTGATATGGATCCAAAAGATACAGAGTATGCCAAGAAGTGTAGGTTTGTAGTTGCATCTGGTATATTTGATGGATATGATACACCGCATCAACCTTCTAATATCAGCGATCGATCACAAAAGATTTTCTGTTTTCTTATGGTGGTCGATGAGAAGTCCTTTGACTTCATCAAGAAAAATGTCTCAGTAAGTGTGGACACTGATGGGGGCCATTGGGTGGGGATCTGGCGTCTTGTCCTTCTGAAGCATCAACCATACGATGAACCCAGGAGAAACGGGAAAGTTCCTAAAATATTAGTACACAGATTGTTTCCAGAAGCGCAGTATAGCATTTGGATTGATGGTAAAATGGAGCTTATAGTTGATCCACTGCTTATGTTGGAGAG ATATTTATGGCGAGGTAAGCACACATATGCTATTGCACAGCACAAGCATCATCGTAATGTGTTTGAGGAAGCTGATGCAAACAAGCGTAGGAAGCGATATGCCCGACCACTTATTGATCTTCAGATGAAAATTTATCGTTATGAAGGAATGGAACCTTGGAGTCCGTTGAAAAGTACTCCTAGCG ATGTGCCTGAAGGAGCAATTATCATCCGGGAGCATACTGCTTTGAACAATCTATTTAGCTGCTTATGGTTCAATGAGGTTCATCTCTTCACACCAAGAGACCAATTAAGCTTTGGCTATGTTGTTTACAGGCtgaaaaataagttcaagtTTTATATGTTTCCAAACTGTGAGTATAACGCACAATTTGTCTTGCATCCCCACACTCGAGAGCATTCTTCAAAGGTTGAGTGGGTCAAGTCTTTGAGTGAGTTCAAGTCAAATAGTGATTTGAGAGAAAGTAGAGGGGGATTCGGGTTGTGGACTCCCTACCCTGCTGATCTTACTAAAGTTGTCTTGCCAACCGTTGTAAGAACATCAAAAGCTGGATGA